The sequence taatattgatgcaacgattgatccaatgcaactctggtcttcgtactgttcttcattccaccccattagagtgcctattttcacggcctgcgagtgccttccactctattcgcaacataacctcgaattaagctgccaaactatatagtaaacaatggtctagttgaggggtcgactgctaatacgctaccaaaaatatcgatagaggtgtcaaacgacgcgtcttgacattagtattaataatccgaaggcggagaataaaaattttaactcgttcaaaagatattaaaccggaaaaagacccgtggtacctccgaaaccgggggtcggatctatagtatttttgcgcagaacacctttctgcgttggcggccttcggccgcgcttataaaaaacaaccctgggctacgccatgccaagtccgggtgtgtggtataaccgtggctaccgccacggagatgcacaattttttttggtgggtactaacacaacaacctcatggaaatcgccaacttcaactgcaaatatctccggacagagataaaatttttcttttccgccatcggattcttgttctcgagattaatacgcgttttttgacacctctcgatattttttgtagcgtattagcagtcgacccctcaactagactattaccgtgaATTTAGCTACCGATGTCCACTTATACCATGGTCCTACTCATTTTTGAAAAGCccgagaattaaaaaaaatttaatttgtattttgtttcaaagTTTTTAATCATAAGACAAAAATACACCGAAGGTGATTCTTAACGTTATTGAAATTGCCAGCTTCAACTGCAAACATCTTCGAGCAATGTTAAAATTGGTCTGGAGTAATTTTTCACTTCTGTGAGATATGTCATATAGATCTGTGGCAGTAAGGACACGTTTTATGATGAGGTGATGATTTGGTCAGCAGTTGTATTCCAAACTTCGGAAACGGCAGGGCCCAACCTAAACTCGTTGGCAGTCATTTGCTTGAAGTTAATTaagtcaaacattttttttaacgtatTTGCTGGAAGTGAATTTTCGTCACTTGTTTCATTAGAATCGTATATCTGGCTTGTGTTAAGTGGAAATTCCTCCATTTTTAGTCGGTGTATCTTAGCATAGttttcaattaaacaaaagcgttcTGTCTCCTTAAAATTAGAAGCAAGCACCTTAAGCAGTATGTAGAAATATAGTGGATCCAAATCATATACTGACGTATTAGTCAATAACTCATTAGATGCATACGGGAAGTTTTTTTCAATACCAGCCCAATTATATGTTGAACCGTTGTTGTGGAATGAAGTAAACTGTCGTCCTAATTTATTTTGGTATTCAAAACATTGTAAGAAATCACCAAAGCTTGTATGCTTTTCGGTAATAGTTTTTTCCATTTTCATATGGCAAGCATTGAGAAGTTTGTCGAGCATATAATAATCCGCCAGATAAGCCACATGCTTCAAGCGCTTCAAGCTTAAGTATTCAACCGAATCAGTTTCTTTGAAATAAATATACTCTAGCACTACTTTAAAGTCAATGTAATCCAATATATTTTCCAAAGGTATATTTAAACTTTCGTCTGCTTCTTTGTAATGACCGCTGAACATACTTTCAAAAACAGTAGACCCACGCGCCAGTACAGATTTATGCGCTTTAATAACCTTAGAGTTCCTTCCTTTTCCTATTACAAAGCTACAGTCTTCTGGTGAAGTTTTTAGGCAGCTTAACTTTTCGCTATAGCTGGAGTTGTAAATGCATTTGTATGTTATTTAAAAAATGATTATATAGCGATATAATTGATATTAATTTACCTTAAATTATTCCAGTTCTCCATAATGTTGTTTagcacaaatcaatcattataaattttaccaagtagccaaggcgaattcagtagaggtggtgttatcccaacagctgattgcttctttttgataattttccatacaaagccttgtacaagaatatgtcagttaatcgaaatcaatgaaaattttcttttgacttgacattcttctgcacggcgaattggttgaattcgctttgccaccacctggtatggatttaCCTtgcaagtagcgcaactaacagttgatcggtgaaaattcgcacattcacacgcacagttctagACTCacgttttaaaaaaaactttagattattccCAActaacatttaggttagaaaacgattagaagacgaatcgaattctaatgtatttctctaaagtagaaggttagaggacgatttgcgaaactgttgcgaattatagcattctggacaaaaaggggacttcgttctcgatatcgagaaaagggttagaattctaagcGAACTCTAACGTCAAATTCTCattctaatgagaattttcaagtgatgcgcaattaaattcaatcatttaaaatcagcgaaatgttCATTGTTTCATTGcatcaaatacgtttatttggttataatcttatgtattaagaatgaacatatttcaaaggctttttctattataataaattaaaaacgtacttaaagattgagctcagcgttttcttcatgccattcaagtagcctttcaataatctgctcgctttccttttttaaccttttttgattcattttcacttactagtatttattattataaataaaaacttatttcgaaacttttaatatttccactatttttattttgttcgtatgacactaagaatgagtgatcatgtcgtgaagataatcgataactgtgacaataatcataacattgcatttctagtgttattcgaatcctTTCAcggtcgaattctaacctagttctctaacttAGTTTTTGATTCgaattgcattagagaactacattagaattctaatgtaaaattacaatatttctccaacgttagaaactgtgtttgctgggtttagcttaaattttaaagtgagatataccttaccaattgatgtattacttacttacttaattggcgcttaaccgtctaaacggttatggccgtccaacaaggcgcgccagtcgctgcttcgctccgccaaccggcgccaattggttacaccaagggagtttaaatcgttttccacctggtccttccaacggagtgggggccgccctctacctctgcttccataggcgggttccgatagaaacactttcttggccggagcatcatctttcattcgcataacatggcctagccagcgcagccgctgcgttttaattcgctgaactatgttgatgtctgcgtatagctcctacagctcatcattaaatcttcttcggtactcgccatcgccaacgcgtagaggtccataaatctttcgaagaacttttctctcgaacactcccaaagccgcttcatctgctgttgtcatggtccatgcttctgccccatatagcaggacgggtacgaaaagtgacttgtagagtatgattttcgttcgccgagagaggactttacttttcaattgcctacctagtccaaagtagcatttattggcaagattgattcttcgctggatttcagtgctgatgttgttgctagtgttgatgctagttcccaaataaacgaagtcttttactatttcgaaattatggctgccaacagtagcgtggttgccaaggcgcatatgcgctgactctttgctcgatgacagcaggtacttcgttttgtcctcattcaccatcaaacccactttaccgcttctttttccagcttggagtaagcagaactaacagcgcgggtgtttaggccgatgatatcaatgtcatcagcatatgccagtaattgcacgcttttatagtatattgttccagtgcggttaagttctgcagctagtataatgttctccaacatcaccaattgatgtatatatagaatatataaagcgtatttgttgtttttaaaagatttttatttatattaaagtttttatcattttttttttcaactttaatttaacaatttcatgcgtttttaaagcaatTTGTGCATATACGTTatgaccatggttcaactatatggttcgctcatctgtacaataacaaaatatgtctgttcaaattgtcaaaatctgtgtattggtgttggtgcgaatggtatggaatggaaacataaaacataacagtttttgtatgtgtaagaaaatgttgccaatgtgttggtttcattttgagtttgccatctctctttgacaatcccatcgaccatgcaatgaaataaataaaatcagctgataagatgagccaaccatataattgagccatgcgtTTTGACAtgacatttcatacacgttcgtatttgccattctcattgtttccaaattcgtaaacaatgactgcaattattcggtgtgattttcgaataaaatttattatttttgtgaaattttatacttaatctgtggtattgtggtggtcaaaaagcttttatgcaaCAATACTTTGCTTCACAACGCggcaatgtatttcgtaatgtcgaagtacttatgtgtatatgtatttgacatatatgtaaTTCTCCTATATTGCTattagaaaatgctcgcaatgtgttttgaattcgaaatcaaaacaagacagcctataaatgtttgtgattgtagcagcataagtgtgacaagaaaaaatggtaattgtgcagtttaggggccccaccctaaaatctgtgggcctactctgtattgcgatgcgaaaataaattgcgatgcgaaaggtaattagaactctgtagcgctatcgcatcgctaacaatgtcgcttttttatttttcgctaattttttgctggagtatgcatcactgaccaaactcaaagaaagagaacaaaagaaacaaggcaattacaatttcggcaaacgattaatttttgttgaacaaattaaaaaaaggattctgtagcattatggaacgatttaaatgaagaaaggattgattgaaatgaagaaatcctcccagttcagaaattgaactggaagaagtgaacgtgataaatacagaaaacgtggaaaatcatagaatgggaaatgttgctagttgtatcagagaacaaataaaaaatgacatgatttcaaatagaaatgctttataaaaaagtggtttcgatttaattgttatttatttatgtattttaagtccactaggattacaaattgttgcttttgtgtttttgttttttgagttgtcctatatatttttaaatgaatataaagatatcaatttataaaatcatcaattaatacttacatatttgaacaatgcgaatgcctattgtagcaagaaaaatgcgaaaatgaatgatgtttgacattcgctttcgctttacagagtgccggcaatgcgaaaagggagaaaaattgcgaatgggcaaaatgtgaatgcgaaagtcaaaatatacatgcgaatgtcaagatacagagtaccgattttgcgatttcgcgtattttttctttcgcatcgcaatacagagtaggccccctggccTTTTTTTTAGTGAGGTGTcacgtattcacgtctagatcaagaatccaaaAGCGAAAAACTGGTTCGTCttgtacatattgttcccgcacaaATCACATCCTGTTTTGTTTTTCGTTAGATTAATACAATTTGATATTCACGAAttagtgaaaaaaaatttgtctaatttctctaattaatatgcaattaggtaataaaaatacagaaaatacatTCTAGTCACTTGattccatggttcaactatatacaggttggctcatctgtaaagcaacaaaatatgtctgttcaaattgtcaaaatctgtgtattggtgttcgtgcgaatggtatggaatgaaaacataaaacttagcagtttttgtatgcgtaagtaaaatgttgccaatgtgttggtttcattttgagtttgccatctccttttgacaatcccttcgaccatacaatgacataaataaaatcagctgatgaaatgagccaacctgTACTAATTGAACCATGCTTGATTCGCTGGTGAAGAAAAACACCTGATGGTGAAGAGTGCTGCCAGATGAGCAATAATAGAAATTAACTGAACAAGAAATTACTCTTGCTTTTCTCAAGTCATCTGCGCAGAACACCCTTAGCCGATctaacaccggctgcgccatgcagaaaggtgttctactcagaattactgtgcatggcgtagccggtgttggatcggctaagggtgttctacgcagaattactgtgtaTGTTTAGTTaagccttttttgaaaaaaataaaattaaagtattttgccaataacacattttttcgacttattattcgatttaAGATAAGTTAGCAAACATAGACatttcttctaaatatagatgttttatatatcaaacaaaaccttgttttattacctgctgagctggcaacactgtttaTAGTGTTaatctatatatttaaataaatttattctatgtattatttattattttcactttttaaaaattttaaaaataactaactagaacattttcattttgaaataagattaaaagtattataacataaaaaaaaatttacaaaattaaagtatattttacaaagtagataaccctacatatactccccctccagtgaaacgaaaaatgtattcttttaatgttaatttacagtgtacATTGATTATTGTAAGAGTTTTGTGTTGtagaaaaatgtttgaattttgtgttgtagatatatggtatttctttttttaaattgtcagaattttgagaaatgtatttttgtgttaaCTGTGTTATaagtttatgttggtattgatATAAGTACTCAATCTGTGACgattcgatgtacttgatagtttatttttatttgttgttattgtttacttattgtattaatattttatgtatattaatgttTGGGtgtgttattgctatgttgttgaggttaaaaataatttaaaagctgTTTGTTAAATATTGTGAATTATAATATGTTTGAAGAACttagaatgaggttgaatgatagtagatggcaactcTGTGTGggcaattactcaaaaattaaaaacttgtattatgcagaatatatgttcaatatataattgtactctgcataatatatgtccaagttgttgataaggaatgaaaagttgattcattaattcgtttgagggtgatatgaaattgcTAATGAGTTTAATATTGagcttttatatgattttaatttcaatatgaaataatTGATATATGCAAAATATGTcgataaaattattttaagaaaactttagagatttgttaaaattgtaaacattttttttttattttattttgaaaatcaaaGTTATGTTTTGTTTTGTAGTGTT is a genomic window of Eurosta solidaginis isolate ZX-2024a chromosome 4, ASM4086904v1, whole genome shotgun sequence containing:
- the LOC137247802 gene encoding BTB and MATH domain-containing protein 42-like; translation: MENWNNLSYSEKLSCLKTSPEDCSFVIGKGRNSKVIKAHKSVLARGSTVFESMFSGHYKEADESLNIPLENILDYIDFKVVLEYIYFKETDSVEYLSLKRLKHVAYLADYYMLDKLLNACHMKMEKTITEKHTSFGDFLQCFEYQNKLGRQFTSFHNNGSTYNWAGIEKNFPYASNELLTNTSVYDLDPLYFYILLKVLASNFKETERFCLIENYAKIHRLKMEEFPLNTSQIYDSNETSDENSLPANTLKKMFDLINFKQMTANEFRLGPAVSEVWNTTADQIITSS